The following coding sequences lie in one Miscanthus floridulus cultivar M001 chromosome 9, ASM1932011v1, whole genome shotgun sequence genomic window:
- the LOC136482778 gene encoding 3-hydroxyisobutyryl-CoA hydrolase 1-like, which produces MGGGAGVSLHGRFRVATDNTIFAMPETALGLFPDVGASYFLSRLPGFYWEYVGLSGARLDGAEMLACGLATHFVPSNRLLLLEESLKKVDTSNPVVVCSTIDQFTQQPSLKENSSLNRLEIINKCFSKRTVEEIISTLEQVASGLADEWVAATIQYLKKASPTSLKISLRSIREGRTQTVGECLHREYRMVCHVMRGDFSPDFFEGCRAILVDKDKNPMWMPPRLEQVHDEAVEEYFSRIDDPEWEDLNLPARCSNGRIIESML; this is translated from the exons ATTTTTGCAATGCCAGAAACAGCTCTGGGTCTGTTTCCAGATGTAGGGGCCTCATATTTTCTATCTCGGCTCCCTGGGTTCTATT GGGAGTATGTTGGTCTTTCTGGTGCCAGATTGGATGGTGCGGAAATGCTTGCATGTGGTCTGGCGACTCATTTTGTCCCGTCAAAT AGGCTGCTATTGCTGGAAGAATCCCTTAAAAAGGTGGACACCTCGAATCCTGTTGTTGTGTGTAGTACTATCGATCAGTTTACTCAACAGCCATCACTGAAAGAAAACAGTTCCTTGAATAG GTTGGAAATCATCAACAAATGCTTTTCTAAAAGGACAGTTGAGGAAATTATATCCACTCTT GAGCAAGTGGCCTCAGGCTTGGCTGATGAATGGGTTGCTGCGACAATCCAGTATTTGAAAAAGGCTTCTCCTACTAGTTTGAAAATCTCTCTGAGATCG ATAAGAGAAGGGAGAACTCAAACTGTTGGGGAGTGCTTGCATCGGGAATATAGAATGGTTTGCCATGTCATGCGTGGTGACTTCAGCCCGGACTTCTTTGAG GGATGCAGGGCTATACTAGTAGATAAAGATAAAAACCCAATG TGGATGCCTCCAAGGTTGGAACAAGTGCATGACGAGGCCGTTGAAGAATATTTCTCAAGAATTGATGATCCAGAGTGGGAAGATTTAAACCTACCCGCCAGATGTTCCAATGGAAGAATTATTGAGTCCATGCTTTGA